One stretch of Acidimicrobiales bacterium DNA includes these proteins:
- a CDS encoding ABC transporter permease, with product MKRLIPLAVLAVLLVARALRHLCRGERPTKAPRGPSAARRFVETHLGDVGLVAAREFRERTRGRIYRVGTLVILAAVAAAVIIPALNKSSSAPARAGVGVIGTLDAPLRSAITAAAREVPLTAHVVAEPSLATAEAALRAGTLDAMIVDGRRIVVQQGISATDSSDDAQLAHALATTLSTRATLNAAQLSPAQLARLTHPVRIPVTGLEAAARPAEVHATTIIGLILLFVLLSQYSAWILIGVAEEKSSRVVEVLLATVRAIHLLTGKVLGIGAAALAQATVVVGFALVLAKIFGSDILKGAAPLDLVSSLAWLVLGYAFYCWVYAAAGSLTERQSQLQSMSFPLALPMLFGYIVSITTASSGNASTFFKVLAYLPPTAPFAMPVLVGLGQATWWGFLLAVALSLAATVGVAQVAAGIYRRAILRTGQRVRIREVLRADH from the coding sequence ATGAAACGGCTGATCCCGCTCGCCGTGCTGGCCGTGCTGCTCGTCGCGCGCGCCCTGCGCCACCTTTGCCGCGGCGAGCGTCCCACCAAGGCGCCGCGGGGCCCGTCGGCGGCGCGTCGCTTCGTCGAGACCCACCTCGGCGACGTCGGCCTCGTCGCCGCGCGCGAGTTCCGCGAGCGGACGCGGGGCCGGATCTACCGGGTGGGCACGCTCGTCATCCTCGCCGCCGTCGCGGCCGCAGTGATCATCCCGGCGCTCAACAAGTCGAGCTCGGCGCCGGCGCGGGCGGGCGTCGGGGTGATCGGCACGCTCGACGCTCCGCTGCGCAGCGCGATCACCGCGGCGGCGCGCGAGGTCCCGCTCACCGCACACGTCGTCGCCGAGCCGAGCCTCGCGACGGCCGAGGCGGCGCTGCGCGCCGGGACGCTCGACGCGATGATCGTCGACGGCCGGCGGATCGTCGTCCAGCAGGGGATCTCCGCGACGGACAGCTCCGACGACGCGCAGCTCGCGCACGCGCTGGCGACGACCCTCAGCACGCGCGCCACCCTGAACGCCGCGCAGCTCTCACCCGCGCAGCTCGCCCGCCTCACCCATCCCGTCCGGATCCCCGTGACGGGGCTGGAGGCGGCCGCGAGGCCGGCTGAGGTGCACGCGACGACGATCATCGGGCTGATCCTGTTGTTCGTGCTGCTCTCGCAGTACAGCGCGTGGATCCTGATCGGTGTCGCCGAGGAGAAGTCGAGCCGCGTGGTCGAGGTGCTGCTCGCGACGGTGCGGGCGATCCACCTGCTCACCGGGAAGGTCCTCGGCATCGGCGCCGCCGCCCTCGCGCAGGCGACCGTCGTCGTCGGCTTCGCGCTCGTGCTCGCGAAGATCTTCGGCTCCGACATCTTGAAGGGGGCGGCGCCGCTCGACCTCGTGAGCTCGCTCGCCTGGCTGGTGCTCGGCTACGCCTTCTACTGCTGGGTCTATGCCGCCGCCGGCTCGCTGACCGAGCGCCAGTCCCAGCTGCAGAGCATGAGCTTCCCCCTCGCCCTGCCGATGCTCTTCGGCTACATCGTCTCGATCACGACGGCCTCCTCGGGCAACGCCTCGACGTTCTTCAAGGTGCTCGCCTACCTGCCACCGACGGCGCCGTTCGCGATGCCCGTGCTGGTCGGCCTCGGCCAGGCGACGTGGTGGGGCTTCCTCCTCGCGGTCGCGCTCTCCCTCGCGGCCACGGTCGGCGTCGCGCAGGTGGCCGCGGGGATCTACCGGCGGGCGATCCTGCGGACCGGGCAGCGGGTGCGGATCCGCGAGGTGCTGCGCGCCGACCACTGA
- a CDS encoding ATP-binding cassette domain-containing protein: protein MSAQLEVRGLTRRYGDLTALDDLTFEVPSGQVVGFLGPNGAGKTTTMRVIFGLVEADRGEVLWNGAAIGQRERRRFGYMPEERGLYPNMLVREQVEYLGRLHGMDSQAAAAASGRWLERLGIADRATSRVDALSHGNQQRVQLAAALVHEPELIVLDEPLAGLDPTGIDAIGGVLSEQARAGSGVLFSSHQLDQVEDLCESVIIIDHGRLVASGGVDELETGGGNRLVVRVEGDREARWARQLPGVTVSEVAGGAARLVLAEGADSQQVLHAAERAGAVTEFRFERRRLSEVFREALA, encoded by the coding sequence GTGAGCGCGCAGCTCGAGGTACGCGGCCTGACGAGGCGCTACGGTGACCTCACCGCCCTCGACGACCTCACCTTCGAGGTCCCCTCGGGTCAGGTCGTCGGCTTCCTCGGACCGAACGGCGCCGGCAAGACGACGACGATGCGGGTGATCTTCGGCCTCGTCGAGGCCGACCGGGGAGAGGTCCTCTGGAACGGCGCGGCGATCGGCCAGCGCGAGCGGCGGCGCTTCGGCTACATGCCCGAGGAGCGCGGCCTCTACCCGAACATGCTCGTCCGCGAGCAGGTCGAGTACCTCGGACGGCTGCACGGGATGGACAGCCAGGCTGCAGCGGCGGCGAGTGGTCGATGGCTCGAGCGCCTCGGGATCGCGGACCGCGCGACGAGCAGGGTCGACGCCCTCTCGCACGGGAACCAGCAGCGCGTGCAGCTCGCCGCCGCGCTCGTGCACGAGCCCGAGCTCATCGTCCTCGACGAGCCGCTCGCGGGCCTCGACCCGACCGGAATCGATGCGATCGGCGGCGTCCTCAGCGAGCAGGCGCGCGCCGGGAGCGGCGTGCTCTTCTCCAGCCACCAGCTCGACCAGGTGGAGGACCTCTGCGAGTCGGTGATCATCATCGACCACGGCCGTCTCGTCGCGAGCGGCGGTGTCGACGAGCTCGAGACCGGGGGCGGCAACCGCCTCGTCGTCCGGGTGGAGGGCGACCGGGAGGCGAGATGGGCCCGGCAGCTGCCCGGCGTCACCGTCTCGGAGGTCGCCGGCGGCGCGGCGCGCCTCGTCCTCGCCGAGGGCGCAGACAGCCAGCAGGTGCTGCACGCGGCCGAGCGCGCGGGCGCGGTGACGGAGTTCCGCTTCGAGCGTCGGCGCCTCTCCGAGGTCTTCCGTGAGGCGCTCGCATGA